Below is a genomic region from Medicago truncatula cultivar Jemalong A17 chromosome 3, MtrunA17r5.0-ANR, whole genome shotgun sequence.
GACAGACGTTTGGGTTCTTCGTGATACAGCTCCAAGATGACATATTTCGTTCTATGTTgcttcaattaaaaataaaatgtttccTTCTCATCCTGCAATTATCTAGAAAAATGTGGATTCCATTCACTCACTGAGTGACTTTGgcttttgttttatatttgtgtCATTGGTGGTGTTTTATAATTTGGTTGTAATCAAGACATTTCTTTCCTACTTTTGCTATGTTTGGTGTTAAGACTGGTGGGGGTTTTTCTTCTACCTTTgtaataataatcaaaactatTGTTGTTAAAATCCTGATCAGAATCGTTAAATCCTACAGTTTTGCGACTTTGTTCTTCCTAACCAATCTGAATCTTAAGTGGAATCCTAAACTATGCAAAGTCTGTTCAAAATCGTTTATGTTTAAGCGATTTTGTTCTGCCTTATAATTGGCGCGTTCGTGATGCATGTAATATTGGTTTGTAGCATCTAGGTTTTGCGTATTTTGTGGAATtggttgttttatatttaagattTGAGACTATTAGTTGTTAATGTTTAATCTTTGTTACCAGTTTGTTTTATGTTTAAGATTTGAGACTGAGTTGTTGATGTTTATGATTTGAGACTTGGTTGTTTTATGTTTGCAataagatttcaaactttaagTAGTGTATGCACTTTCTAGttgatatttaatattatttaagtaGAATGCTTCGATTTTGGTCGCGATCTTCGATTTTGCGATCTTGCTATCCCCTTTTCGATTCTACAAAATCAATGCAGTAGAATCCTTTGATTTTGGTTGCAATTTTAGGTTTTGCGATCTTGCTATCATCTTTTCGATATGAAGCAAAATCTCAATTGTGATAACCTTGATCAAAACCACTTCATCTGAATGAATATGTTAACTTTGCTTACCAAGATTGATGCTACTATCATAATCTTGCTATAACTACAAATAACTGAATGATTTGAAGTTAATTGAGAGGACATGAATGTGTCTCAGCCAACCGCTTTCATCCATCATCTCTTCATTAAATTTGAAAACTGAAAAAGCCTTAATTGGCCTGGTTTCAGTTCAAATTGACCTTTTCGCCAGCTACTAACCGAAGTCAGACACTTTGCTCTTCATCTACACATCAAGTTTCATATTGCATACTTTCTAATATACGTAGATGATGACATGCTGCTTGTGTGGAATGAATCCAAGTTTCTGCAAGCGGTTCAAGAAATCACTTGCTTGCTACCACATTCTCTTCAAAGGATCGTGGTCCATCAGCTCACCTATTAGGTGCTGAAACTTTTCGTGATTCCAGTGGACCCTTCCTAACTTCTGTAAGCAGATATGAGCTACCTTGGCAGGTTCTAAACTGATTTCAACATCCATGGCCACTTCCTAAAGTCTGGTTGGTTCCTTGCATTATCTAACATCCATCACTCGGATTTTACATTTTCAGCCAACAAATTTTTCCAGCATATGCAATCACAAACTTCAGAAAGACATTCATGCATTGAAGCCTATTCTATAATGTCTCAAATCAACCATTTCACATGGAATTTATCTAATCAATGCATAGCTTACAACATTTTGTGATTCTGGTTGGGTATGTATGACGAAGAGACACTCAAGACAGAAAAAGTCATTTACTTTGGTCCCAACGTGATTTGATGATCTTGTAAAATGCAACCAGCAGAAAACAGGTGCAACTTATCTGTGTGCTAAATCCACATTCCATTCCACATGGAACACTTTACCATAGACTCAAGTCAATGGATCTCCCTCCATTTTGTGGGGGCATATAGGTGCTCTTCTTTAGTTAGTTATATTCAATCTtacaagtttatttattttcaaaatactaTCTGTTTGTTAAGGTTGTATTTTTCTATTATCCATTCGTCATCCCTGTTTATTTTACAGCTTCTACATATTCAAACAACATATACGTACTCTACAACAatttgaaatatacaaaatcGGCTATTTCTAATATGAACAAGCCATCAACTGGCAGGCCTCCTGACTAAACCACTTTCTTCCAATCACTGTGCTGCACAAGTTTTATGGACCATCTGATTGAGATGATTCATGGATCAATTAATGTATTCTACCGCGCCAGATTCTCCAAACACGCTCttgaaaattggggattttgcgaaaaaataaaaaatatatagtatagaGAATGCATGTTTAGACCCATGAAATCTCAATATTTAAGGGTGAAAAATGGTGCGGCAACGTGCAACATATGTACCAATTGTGCACATTAGAACTGGCTATACAAAGTCATTTTATGTTTCTATAAATAACTTCACCATAATAGCACAAAACCaccaaccaccaccaccacagcCACAACATAACCACTTTACAAAAATCCAAAGTTcatttgccttttttttttttgcaaaaaacaactttaattaaacatatatatcatttaaaatGAACAAGGAGATTATTAAAGTCTGTTTAGtgtgtgaaaatattttatgttttcatattCTAAAATATGTGTTCATTTTAACTCATTGATAAAAAATCATTGTGATGGAGATGAGAATGGATAGGATCACTTCAGGAATTTCATTTCAACATGTTAGACTCGGTAAGGTGTCTCCCTCAACGAACTCTAATATTAAAGCGGGCTCTAATCACACAAATAACTACTGTTTTGTCTAagattataaaaacaataattaaatataggcttaaatatgtatttgatccttgcaattaggggtcatttaaaaattggtccctgtaatcgctaatcctggcaatttacccttgcattgtttaatcatttaaaatttcgtccctctccccacttaatcactgccacgccacatgaaattccaattttacccctgggtttccaattctttcttcaatattttgtcctcttctaaagggcaaaattggaatttcatgtgtggcagtgattaagttggtcaaaggacgaaattttaactGATTAATGATTGCATTAGCGAATacatggaccaatttttaaacaactcctaattgcaaggatgaagtacatatttaagccttaaataTAAGACAGACGAGTGCTGGTGAAAGCTATATTTCTTATTGAATAAGCTTGTTGAAAATTTCAATCGGGCCAAAATGGCATAAAATAAAGCATTggataaaaagaaaacatacaTGATCACATTCATCTGTCAAATTACAGAATAATAAACCTGGTCTGTATCCACCAAGTTGATAAAACTAATAAATCACATCCATAGGCCAATAAATAATAATGGCATTCCTTCCATTGACTTTTGAAGCTTAATTTTCCTTCGCAAAATTCACAGTTAGAACACCATATATATACCCTAGCAATATGAGATGAGAGTGAAATGGCAGAAACTTCAGTATTATTTGCCCTGGGGAAAGTGTTTGAATTcctaaaagaagaaacaaatctGCTGAGTCGTGTGCACAAAGATTTTTCAGACATCACAGATGAACTTGAGAGCATTCAAGTTTTCCTCAAAGATGCAGATACAAGAGCTGCAGATGAAACCGACACCAATGATGGAATAAGAACTTGGGTGAAGCATCTGAGAGAAGCATCATTTCGCATTGAAGATGTCATTGATGAATACCTTCAGCTGATGCATAGGGCCTATCCTCCGGGATGCGGATCTTTAGTCTGCAAGATTGCAAGTCTAATCAAAACATTGATTTCCCTTCACCAGATAGCATCTGAGATTAAGAACATTAAGATATCAATTCGTGGAATCAAGGAAAGAAGTGAGAGGTATAACTTTCAAATTTCACAGACACCAGGATCATCAAGCAGCAACAACAGCAGTAGAGAGACGGATAATAGAAGATGGTGTGATCCTCGACTGTCTTCCCTTTTTATTGAAGAAACTGCAATTGTCGGATTTGAAGGCCCGAGGGAAGAATTGTCTGGTTGGTTACTAGAGGGCACAGCTGAGCGCACAGTGATTTCAGTGGTTGGAATGGGAGGTCTAGGAAAAACCACTCTTGCCAAGCTAGTTTTCGACAGTCAAAAGGtaacaacaaaatttgattgTCGTGCTTGCATCACAGTTTCTCAATCATACACCGTGAGGGGGATATTGATCAACATGATGGAGGAATTTTGTAGCGAAACTGAAAGCCCTCTTTTGCAGATGTTACACAAAATGGATGACAAGTCATTGATTATACAAGTGAGGCAATACCTGCAACATAAAAAGTATTTGATATTCTTTGATGATGTATGGCAAGAAGACTTTTCTGACCAGGTTGAATTTGCCATGCCTAATAACAACAAAGCAAATAGGATCATCATCACCACGAGAATGATGCAAGTTGcagattttttcaagaaatcCTTTCAAGTTCATGTTCACAACTTGCAACTTTTGACACCAAACAAATCATGGGAACTCTTCTGCAAGAAAGCATTCAGATTTGAGGTTGGTGGGCATTGTCCACCAGAGCTTAACTCCATGTCAATAGAAATAGTTCGAAAATGCAAGCAGCTACCCCTGGCAATTGTAGCCATTGGTGGTCTATTTTCGACAAAAGCTAAAACTGTGACTGAATGGAAAATGGTGAGTCAAAATCTGAACCTGGAGTTGGGACGCAATGCCCATTTAACTAGTCTTACAAAGATTTTATCTCTTAGTTACGATAGCCTTCCTTTTTACTTGAAACCATGCATTTTGTATTTTGCTATATATCCTCAGGACTATTCTATCAATCATAAGAGATTAACTCGACAATGGATAGCTGAAGGGTTTGTTAAATCTGATGAGAGACGAACTCAAGAGATAGTTGCAGAAGAGTATTTGTCTGAACTAATTCACAGAAGTATGGTTCAGGTCTCAAATGTTGGATTTGAAGGGAAAGTTCAAACATGCCGAGTCCATGATTTATTCCGGGAAGTGCTCATTAGAAAAATGAAGGATTTAAGATTCTGTCATTGTGTGCATCAAGATAGTGAATCAATCGCAGTTGGGAAAACTAGACGCCTATCTATTGCCAGTTGTCCAAACAATGTGTTGAAGAGCACTAACAATACGCATTTTCGTGCAATtcatgtttttgaaaaagatgaatCATTGGAGCATTTGATGGGTAAACTGTGTTCACAGTCTAGGATATTGAAGGTGCTTGACATTCAAGGTAcatcattgaaaaatattcctAAAAATTTGGTGAGTCTTTGTCACATAAGGTACATAAACCTAAGTTATACTAATGTACAGACTCTTCCGAAATCTGTTGGTGAACTACAGAACTTAGAGACATTGGATTTGAGAAACACACTTGTGCATGAAATACCAAGTGAAataaacaagctcacaaagcTACGGCACCTTCTTGCTTTCCATCGTAACTATGAAGCGGAGTATTCTCTTTTGGGCTTTACAACTGGTGTGTTGATGGAAAAAGGTATTAAAAACTTGATTTCCCTACAAAATCTTTATTATGTGGAGGTAGATCATGGAGGGGTTGATCTCATTCAAGAAATGAAAATGCTAAGGAATTTAAGGAGTTCAGGTTTAAGGCATGTCAGAGGAGAACATGGGAATTCCTTAAGTGCTGCTGTAGCAGAAATGACACACCTTGAAAATCTGAATATCTCAGTAATATCGGAGGATGAAATTATTGACCTGAACTTTATATCATCCCCACCCCAACTTCAGCGGCTACATTTGAAAGGTAGACTACAGAAGTTGCCCGATTGGATTGCAAAACTTGAGTGTCTCGTTAAGGTAAAGCTGAGCTTTTCTATGTTGAAATATGATCCATTGCAGTCACTGCAAAACTTACCGAATCTTCTCAATCTCTGTTTGTGGGACAATTGCTATGATGgtgaaatttttcattttcgaaATGGAGGGTTTCTAAAATTGAACACACTGAACCTTCGACACTTGAATAGAATAAATTCCATCATTATTGAGAATGGAACTTTGCTATCTCTTGAACATCTTACACTGGAAAAAATCCCCCAGCTGAAGGAGGTACCCATTGGCATAAAGCACATGCATAAACTCAAAGATATTTACTTCACTGATATGCCAGCTCAATTTGTTGAAAGCATTGATCCAGACAAAGGACAGAACTACTCAATTATCAAGCATGTTCCTCTTGTATTCATTCGTCACTGGTATGGCCCAAACTTATATGATTATGACATCCGGACTATTCACTCATCCACGAAGGAGTCATATGTAAATTGAGAATGCTCTGGTCTGTATAAAGCTTCATAGTATGAAGGTACCTTTCCTCTGATCATGCAATGCTTCtcttatttatctttataattCCTAACTTATTCTCTGTTCTTTGATCTCTCTCTTGTATATCTTTTTATACACCTTTTTCCTGTCTATCTCTATCTGATAGACTAGAGAAAGAGAGGTTGTTAAATTAGACTACCAAATTTTCTCCTAATACTCACTATATCAGAGTGTTGGCTGCTAATACACCCCCTCATGCTTCAGCCCGGCCCAATGGGCCTGATGCATGGATGATGCAGGAAGCCCAACGAGTCTCACCtttataaactcatcttaagaatcctatctatccgatgtgggactaaatccaccgaGTGTTAGCTCCTAACACACAGAACAAAGATACCAAACGTTTTAACTAAACAACATAATGCATAATGCACGCATAGTAAATACTAAAATTGGATTAACACAAgtggaaaatatataaatctaaTAGGTTGAGAACTGTATTAGATTTCTGACTCAATTGTTTCTTGTGTCAATTTGGACAGAATTGGGCTCAAAGATGGCGGATTTTGTGCTTCATTCAATCTACAGTACTTCAATTCGAAATAAAATATCTCCTTCTCATCCTGCAACTATCAAGGAGAATCTGGACTAATTCACCGAGTGACTTTgggttttcatttttatttttgtcattaatTTGTGGTGTTTTATAATTTAGTTTTGGAAGCTTTGATTCAAAACCTTGTAATCAAGACCTATATTTGGACTCCATTCAGACATCATTTGGACATTTCTTTCCAACATTTGCCATTTTTGGTGTTTCAGATTGGTGGGAGCTTTTCTCCAACCCTTGtaataatcaattaaaatttagCTGCCTACTatataattactcttttggtcccttaacttattttttggtttcgtttttgtcccttaacttattttttagtttcgttttggtcccttaactattaaaagttttgttttggtcctttaacttactttttggtttcgttttggtcccttaactcttcctccgttaaccactttggtcctttatgttaggatgaatgtattagagttaagggaccaaaaggaaaccaaaaaataagttaaggaaccaaaacgaaatcaaaaaataagttaagggaccaaaagagtaattaagccatATTTATTTAATCCTCAGCCAATTATTTACTTATAAATTCAAAGTCAGACACTTCGCTCTTCATCTACAGTGGGTTTCATCACTGCATATTTTCTAATATACGTAGATGACCAGCTGCCATGTGGAATACTCTAAATTTCTGTAAAAGTTTAAGAAACCAATTCCTGAGTTGCTGCCGAATTCTCTTTTTAAAGGATCATGGTCCATCAACTCTCTTATTAGGTATTAAATCTATTCCTACTTCCATTGGACTCTTCCTAACTCAGCAATACTACATAAAGCAATTCAATGGTTGAGCTATCATGGCAGAATCTATATTTACGGGTTACAACTATACTAACTCCATCCCTAAATATAAGagttttttgtcaaaatcacgggaattaagaaagttgataatagtattaaatttgtatatgatACCATCCCTCAAAAGGTTTCTACAACTTCAAAGCCCCGTACTACTCGCTCGAATTCTAAGGAAATACCAAAGGGtatatgttggtaaagaaataattaatgtaattaaaattatcaaaggGTCTTacaaaaagagacaaaaaaaattctcaaaagggtctaaTAATTAGAAACAGGGGTATTATGTTACTCATCAATAAAAGATGGATTTGGCCTAAGTGATTAACGAGTTTCACCAAAGACGTGATGCTCCAGAGAACCGAATTCGATACGTGGATGTAACAATTTACTCatcaataaaatatgaatttggcttcaagtggttaatgagcttcACCAAAGACGTGACATTTCAGATAATCGAATTCGATTTGTGGGTGTAACAATTCTTGGTCAAGCTATTTTTACCTCATGGGCGACAAACTTCGACTTACATGGTTCTTTCTCCTATAAACCTAAGGAttaacacaaaagaaaaaagttgataactgtatgaattttttattgatgtCAACTCCCCAATATAGATAACTATATCCACCTTTTATTGATgggtaaataaaaatatgtgcCAAACTTTAGGCTTTATTTGCGGGACAAGAGAGGAAAGGAGGGGAGGActttggaaaaagaaaagaacaagtgaaagaaaaaaataacactatCATGCTTAGGACTGCTGATGTGGAGTCTTTATGTATTATGTGttggatatttttattttagtaacttttttttattttttaaattaattgtgGTAGTTATCGGAAGTTTTAGTATTGTGAAACTATATATGGAAAAGAGGCGGTGTATGTTCAGTTTCCTTTATAGATCAATTACATGAATGAAAGCATTTATTTCTCCTCTTGTTCATTTCCTGCacctattttcttaaattaacaACAATTGGTATTTAGAACCCTATTCCTAAGTGATCTCTGTGCAAGTTTAACGTCGTGGAAAATGAAGCAACTCTCTCTAGAATTGCTCCGACGGTTTTTGACGGAAGTAACTACCAACTTTAGGCAATGTGTATGAAGGCATATTTGGAAGCATTAGATTTCTGGGAAGCAGTggaaaaaattactaaattcaTGTAATTCAAAACAATCCCACCATGACACAAATAAAAGTGCAAAAGGATAAAAAGACAAAGAAAGCAAAGGCAACGGCATGCTTATTTGATGTTGTCTCAATCACTATTTTCACAAGAATAATGTCCtttaaatcaccaaaaaaatatatgggattatctaaaaaataatttgaaagagaagaaataaTTAAAGGCATGCAAGTCTTGGACTTGACTCGGGAATTTGAACTTCAAAGAATGAAGGATTCCAAACGATTCAAGATTACTCTGACAAGCTTCTCAATATTGCAACAACATGAGACTTTTGGGTTCAGAATTCACTGACTTAAGAATTGTTGAAAAATTTCTTGTAACGGTACTCGAAAAATATTAAGCGATCATCGCTACCATAAAGAAATCCAAGGAtttctcaaaaatttctttggtagAATTGCTTAATGCATTGAAGGCGCAAGAACATGGAAGATTGATGAGAGAGGACACAACAGTCGAACGAGTTTAGCAGCAAAGCATCAAAATGTGGGAAAATTCAAAAAAGATTTTGGTGAAATTGGAGTAGGATCAACATCAGCCAATGCAAAACATAAAGAATGAAATTCGATGAAAATCTTATCCACCTTGTCAACATTGTGGAAAGAAAGGTCATTCACCATTTATAGGGTGGAGAAGACCTGATGCTAAGTGCATTGTGTAATCAAATGGGACGTGAAGTTGTTATATGTAAGAaaaaagaatcaacaaaatagtGATGGGGCAAAGGATGTTGGTCAAGAGGAGGAGGATTACTTGTTTGTTACAACATGTTTCTCTAGCATCGAATCAAgtgagaattggtttattaACAGTGGTTGTACTAACCCCATGACACATAAGGATTTATTCACAGAACTAAGCGTGCAAGTTCATCGAATGTTCGGGTTGGAAATGGCCACTATATTGttgtaaaagaaaaaggaacaaTAGCAATCTCAACCTAGTCAAGTACAAAGTTCATTTCTGATG
It encodes:
- the LOC11422437 gene encoding disease resistance protein RPM1, with the protein product MAETSVLFALGKVFEFLKEETNLLSRVHKDFSDITDELESIQVFLKDADTRAADETDTNDGIRTWVKHLREASFRIEDVIDEYLQLMHRAYPPGCGSLVCKIASLIKTLISLHQIASEIKNIKISIRGIKERSERYNFQISQTPGSSSSNNSSRETDNRRWCDPRLSSLFIEETAIVGFEGPREELSGWLLEGTAERTVISVVGMGGLGKTTLAKLVFDSQKVTTKFDCRACITVSQSYTVRGILINMMEEFCSETESPLLQMLHKMDDKSLIIQVRQYLQHKKYLIFFDDVWQEDFSDQVEFAMPNNNKANRIIITTRMMQVADFFKKSFQVHVHNLQLLTPNKSWELFCKKAFRFEVGGHCPPELNSMSIEIVRKCKQLPLAIVAIGGLFSTKAKTVTEWKMVSQNLNLELGRNAHLTSLTKILSLSYDSLPFYLKPCILYFAIYPQDYSINHKRLTRQWIAEGFVKSDERRTQEIVAEEYLSELIHRSMVQVSNVGFEGKVQTCRVHDLFREVLIRKMKDLRFCHCVHQDSESIAVGKTRRLSIASCPNNVLKSTNNTHFRAIHVFEKDESLEHLMGKLCSQSRILKVLDIQGTSLKNIPKNLVSLCHIRYINLSYTNVQTLPKSVGELQNLETLDLRNTLVHEIPSEINKLTKLRHLLAFHRNYEAEYSLLGFTTGVLMEKGIKNLISLQNLYYVEVDHGGVDLIQEMKMLRNLRSSGLRHVRGEHGNSLSAAVAEMTHLENLNISVISEDEIIDLNFISSPPQLQRLHLKGRLQKLPDWIAKLECLVKVKLSFSMLKYDPLQSLQNLPNLLNLCLWDNCYDGEIFHFRNGGFLKLNTLNLRHLNRINSIIIENGTLLSLEHLTLEKIPQLKEVPIGIKHMHKLKDIYFTDMPAQFVESIDPDKGQNYSIIKHVPLVFIRHWYGPNLYDYDIRTIHSSTKESYVN